A region from the Triticum aestivum cultivar Chinese Spring chromosome 3D, IWGSC CS RefSeq v2.1, whole genome shotgun sequence genome encodes:
- the LOC123080055 gene encoding formin-like protein 1: MPSLRRPRRRGLLPLLILLPILLTSSSRAVDGRAPAATARRQLHQPFVPDPSSAAPPSQAPPGPAPPFFPTLQAPPPPPGTPTAPEQPTYPALVLPNPSTPAGSATAAPSDGARAGSGGNKSSKSSKLVPAILLPLLTVAVLGLSIAFFFKRRRTNAGRGVGGGCVGGGESKFLHPERASLFARDEFGGSGRGAPATTAASTAPSAEFLYVGTLAGREDGKSSDTTSSGDEVSRSSGGSPELRPLPPLVGRQCGPAGSRSPGIGGSSPSSGDEEFYSPRGSSKASGSQRTLAAAVQAAVAARDRSRTPSPGSAVSTPSYPSSPGATMSPAPSSPPLLSSPGQSCRRSAKARSESARDVFGMPPTPPPPPPPFAPTLPPPPPPRRKPPSPSPPSSPLVSTPPALRSATDTMPKNPFTQPPAPPTSTRGQPPPPPPPPPPPLGYWESRVRKPGMSKEAMSPALSPPPQAANSRSVPPTDAFPGRLQDNADHVDKSEETTPRPKLKPLHWDKVRASSDRAMVWDQLKSSSFQVNEEMIETLFICNPANAAPKEATKRPALPTPKAENKVLLDPKKAQNIAILLRALNVTKEEVCEALCEGNTQNFGADLLETLLKMAPTKEEEIKLREFKEETSPIKLGPSEKFLKAVLDVPFAFKRVDAMLYIANFESEVKYLKNNFEILEAACDELRNSRLFLKLLEAILKTGNRMNVGTNRGDAHAFKLDTLLKLADVKGTDGKTTLLHFVVQEIIRTEGSRLSASNQSTPRTLANPLRDELECKKLGLQVVAGLGNELSSVKKAAAMDSDVLSSYVAKLAGGIEKITEVLRLNEELNTRDDAWRFHDTMQKFLKKADDEILRVQAQESVALSLVKEITEYFHGDSAKEEAHPFRIFMVVRDFLSVLTQVCREVGRINDRTIASSVRHFPVPVNPMMPQLFPRIHALRAGISDDESSVASSP; this comes from the exons ATGCCATCCTTACGGCGTCCCCGCCGCCGGGGGCTGCTGCCGCTGCTCATACTGCTGCCGATCCTGCTCACCTCCTCCTCTCGCGCCGTCGACGGCCGCGCTCCGGCGGCCACCGCGAGGAGGCAGCTGCACCAGCCCTTCGTGCCGGACCCGtcgtccgccgcgccgccgtcgcagGCGCcgccgggcccggcgccgccctTCTTCCCCACGCTGcaggcgccgcccccgccgccgggcACGCCGACCGCGCCGGAGCAGCCCACGTACCCCGCGCTCGTGCTCCCCAACCCCAGCACCCCCGCGGGGAGCGCCACGGCCGCGCCCTCCGACGGCGCCCGCGCGGGCTCGGGAGGCAACAAGTCGTCCAAGAGCTCCAAGCTCGTCCCGGCCATCCTGCTGCCGCTGCTCACCGTCGCCGTGCTCGGCCTCTCCATCGCCTTCTTCTTCAAGCGCCGGCGCACCAATGCCGGCCGCGGGGTCGGGGGCGGGTGCGTCGGCGGCGGGGAGAGCAAGTTCCTGCACCCGGAGCGGGCCAGCCTCTTCGCGCGCGACGAGTTCGGCGGGAGCGGCAGGGgcgcgccggcgaccacggcggcgTCCACGGCCCCGTCGGCCGAGTTCCTCTACGTGGGCACCTTGGCCGGCAGGGAGGACGGCAAGAGCAGCGACACCACCTCGTCCGGGGACGAGGTGTCTCGGAGCTCCGGCGGGTCGCCGGAGCTCCGCCCTCTGCCGCCGCTGGTGGGGCGGCAATGCGGGCCGGCCGGGTCGAGAAGCCCTGGCATCGGCGGGTCCTCCCCGTCGTCCGGGGACGAGGAATTCTACTCGCCGCGAGGATCGTCCAAGGCGTCGGGCTCGCAACGGACGCTCGCCGCGGCGGTCCAGGCCGCCGTGGCCGCGCGCGACCGCTCCAGGACCCCCTCGCCGGGATCGGCCGTCAGTACGCCGTCGTACCCGTCTTCGCCCGGGGCGACGATGTCCCCTGCACCTTCCTCCCCGCCTCTCCTGTCCAGCCCCGGCCAGTCGTGCCGCCGCTCCGCCAAGGCAAGATCCGAGAGCGCGCGCGACGTCTTTGGCATGCCACCGACGcctccacccccaccccctccTTTCGCGCCGacactgccaccgccgccgcctcctcgccggaaaCCACCGTCCccatcgccaccgtcctctccACTCGTGAGCACGCCGCCAGCTCTCAGATCCGCCACCGACACCATGCCAAAAAACCCATTCACCCAGCCACCAGCCCCACCGACAAGCACGCGCGGAcaacctcctccgcctccgccgcctcctccgccgccgttgGGCTACTGGGAGAGCCGCGTTCGCAAGCCCGGCATGTCGAAAGAGGCCATGTCGCCAGCGCTGTCTCCGCCACCCCAAGCCGCCAATTCCAGGAGCGTTCCACCCACCGACGCTTTCCCCGGACGGCTGCAGGACAATGCGGACCACGTCGACAAGTCCGAGGAGACCACGCCGCGGCCGAAGCTGAAGCCCCTGCACTGGGACAAGGTCCGGGCCAGCTCCGACCGAGCCATGGTGTGGGATCAGCTCAAATCCAGCTCATTCCA GGTGAATGAGGAGATGATCGAGACGCTGTTCATCTGCAATCCGGCGAATGCGGCACCCAAGGAGGCGACAAAGAGGCCAGCTCTGCCGACGCCCAAGGCGGAGAACAAGGTGCTGCTGGATCCAAAGAAGGCACAGAACATCGCCATCTTGCTGCGCGCTCTGAATGTAACCAAGGAGGAGGTCTGCGAGGCCCTCTGCGAAG GTAACACGCAGAACTTCGGAGCAGATTTACTGGAGACCTTGCTAAAGATGGCTCCTACCAAGGAAGAGGAGATCAAGCTGAGAGAATTCAAAGAAGAGACATCTCCTATTAAGCTTGGCCCTTCCGAAAAGTTCCTTAAGGCGGTTCTTGATGTGCCTTTTGCTTTCAAAAGAGTAGACGCAATGCTTTATATTGCTAACTTTGAATCAGAGGTCAAGTACTTGAAGAACAACTTTGAGATCCTTGAG GCTGCTTGCGATGAGCTTAGGAACAGCAGACTATTTCTGAAGCTACTGGAGGCCATTCTCAAGACTGGCAACAGGATGAATGTTGGCACAAATCGCGGCGATGCGCATGCATTCAAGCTTGACACTCTGCTCAAATTGGCTGATGTCAAAGGCACCGATGGCAAGACAACCCTTCTGCATTTCGTCGTGCAGGAGATCATCCGGACAGAGGGTTCCCGTCTCTCTGCCAGCAACCAATCAACGCCAAGAACTCTTGCGAACCCTCTCCGAGACGAGCTTGAGTGCAAAAAGCTCGGCCTCCAAGTGGTGGCTGGCCTCGGGAACGAGCTCAGCAGCGTCAAGAAGGCGGCGGCAATGGACTCCGACGTGCTAAGCAGCTATGTCGCGAAACTCGCAGGAGGAATAGAGAAGATCACCGAGGTGTTGCGGTTGAATGAAGAGCTGAACACGAGGGACGACGCATGGAGGTTCCATGACACGATGCAGAAGTTCCTGAAGAAGGCCGACGACGAGATCCTCAGGGTTCAAGCTCAGGAGAGCGTCGCGCTGTCGCTCGTGAAGGAGATCACCGAGTACTTCCATGGCGACTCCGCGAAAGAGGAGGCTCATCCTTTCAGGATCTTCATGGTGGTCAGGGATTTCCTCTCGGTGCTCACTCAGGTGTGCAGAGAGGTCGGCAGGATCAATGACCGCACGATCGCCAGCTCCGTGCGCCATTTCCCGGTGCCCGTCAACCCGATGATGCCGCAGTTGTTCCCGAGGATTCACGCGTTGAGAGCTGGAATCTCCGACGACGAGAGCTCGGTCGCGTCGTCGCCCTGA